The Psychrosphaera ytuae genome includes a region encoding these proteins:
- a CDS encoding choice-of-anchor L domain-containing protein, protein MSMRPSATFQFSNLSLVISTVLLSASIGLNAETTGANGESVSKKDNVTVTTTDIINEISGSDLVISNIVFSGNDVQIGLFRNFDFLFDPNGVESFNNGVILSTGDVEGVVGNNASDNLTTLNQGGGAVTDNDLNESGFDIAKLTFQVNPTFDTLILDFVFGSDEYNEYVYSGFNDKLKIRVDDDTTGPNPFVDCALTPDGQAFSIDSVNRSSEFTPGNGASSNPDLYISNDFSDGVSFQTQMDGFTKRVTCRASVVPGQPANVAVGVVDDGDGQFDSWAFFRAKSLRSEPGGDYGDAPDSYQTLVASSGANHTIKEGVYIGLMPTGDTDGYGDGVEDSPGTATDDVDDGVDTFPQLVDTDSSYSIVVNATSINGSNSTIVAWIDFDRDGIFESGEETSVAVPSGTYQQDITVTWSSIPVNTQIGDTYARIRIANDGDGLTTSTPTGSVASGEVEDYKFVISGAGDVTPPDVVIDPVTDVTTPNGNLTAFAVTGSCTVGDGDVTVLVSDQDGSPANISSTVTCKSNGTWSTSFDVTSIDDGPNAIEVDASQTDAQGNVGNALQVTANKDITPPALTIDSPNPANSTNSSSYDVTGMCESGGTLVTVAISGATPATQDVACNLSMYTANFDVSSILDGANQISINVSQDDSVGNSAAIGGTENKDTVSPLVTINALPAANASNQSTYPVSGSCTSADGNVTVTLPGAPGSPKSVACSAGSWSTTFDVSGVSDGTNTIAVDAAQTDAANNTGNATQQTASKDTAAPVVTTDTPPVATQANQNTYTVTGTCTTSDGSVTVSIPGATPASTVVACSAGNWSATFDVSAIADNTNAISVNASQTDSFSNTGNATTQQANKDATAPVVTINSLSNANIANSNSYPLSGSCSSGDGNVTVTVAGATPSSQSVACSGGSWSASTDVSALSDGANVIAANASQTDAVGNTGNAAQQTGNKDTVAPTLSIDNAPTDITTLDPITLTFNFSEDVSGFTQGDIVVVNGAVTNFISVTPQQYTVEVTPDGNGNVDVSVANNTSVDNFANPNLGDSVLISYDSDNDGLTDNVELALGTDPNNPDSDGDGVPDAVEVVDSNNPVDSDNDGVIDALDPDDDNDGIATLVEDKNTDLDGDPSTNATDTDGDGTPDYLDTDSDGDNITDVQESGASTLDTDGDGIVDSIDVDQTGGLDLNNDGVDDTVMATNTDSSSALDYLNLDSDGDGIPDFYESGAVFSDTDTDLIDNTFDVDQTGGPDVNLDGYDDSVLAQESDLDGSPDYQDIDSDNDGIPDNLESGIANIDTDNDGILDAFDVDQTGGIDANNDGIDDNVSNALNDQDGDGIPDFKDIDSDNDGLPDVIEMGSSGVDTDGDGIDDAFDVDQTGGADANGDGIDDALSPFERDFDGDGTPDYLDNDSDNDGVIDGIEAGVGDSPTYTDTDGDGTPDAVDVDQTGGTDANQDGIDDAFTAVDTDGDGAPDYLDRDADGDGLPDAIEGNTQTDTDGVADYRDSDSDGDGVPDGTEAMATGIDSDGDGIDDAFDVDITGGTDANNDGVDDNITFADSDEDGVPDYIDSNIDTDGDGLSDLEEGTTDTDNDGLANYEDTDSDNDGIPDSQEGIGDADGDGIRDFEDLDSDNDGILDSLELNTDSDGDGIPDYIDTDSDNDGIEDSLEGAGDFDGDGIPDYLDNDSDNDGIDDSLEGSGDFDGDGIPDYLDNDADNDGIPDLEETAGDSDGDGIPDYLDTDSDNDGIEDSLEGAGDFDGDGIPDYLDNDSDNDGIDDSLEGAGDFDGDGIPDYLDNDADNDGIPDLEETAGDSDGDGTPNYLDTSLDEDGDGIPDIIETSSSNSDVDGDGIPNFLDADSDNDGLADRAEYGLSGIDSDNDGLDDVLDVDATGGTDANGDGIDDDAAGIQSDNDGTFDFLDRDSDNDGVPDAVEYFALQQDSDNDGVLDGYDVDQTGGVDTNNNGIDDAFDAVITEGLDTDGDGIDDLTVIKTDVDGDGVPDFRDPDSDNDGIVDGIEANVAYTDSDGDGIDDAYDSDFVSGEDANSDGVIDAVMVDTDMDGVLDMHDLDSDNDGQLDTEEAPSVDTNNDGIANASAPLVTEPVDTDNDGIYDFRDLDSDGDGIYDIANTPEQAFDTDGDGQIDFESDVDGDGIEDTVDSDITIRGAGGNNDVDFDGAVNAIDNDDDNDGISDIREGNADSDGDTVIDSRDADSDNDGIPDYIETDRPPVTGLDSDFDGIDDAYDVDATGGQDLDKDGVDDIYAIVDTDGDGTPDYLDTDSDNDGLSDTEEQAAVPLLNRDEDNDGIDDAIDVTYTGGRDVNRDGVDDDLLKTSDADGDGLLNYRDTDSDGDGIEDGAEGNGDSDGDGILDSDDSDSDNDGIEDVLEGNGDTDGDGIPDYLDLDSDGDGISDAVEGTRDSDGDGILDSKEVDADNDGIPDNEENGDFNGDGINDRLQAFKQVESTYTGSGSMTSFMVLLMAMFAICKRGVSIPFQKVIALSVIALIVVAPATTLAAKSESGIDNVGQMQLNDCRRLDNRDDSLGCWYVTFGMGQGFVYPDQNDTIWRVYDNGDLAYGLTVGYSFSPQWFTELNYTDFGEASLYSRNPSISQDLLVSYEGFGVDLGYWLWERSSELNVYVKAGAGFIDTTANLPEHHRQVESTQLRLGIGAQWNISEDWFFRAEHTRNDRDARMTSISIGYLFDND, encoded by the coding sequence ATGTCGATGCGGCCGTCAGCTACGTTTCAATTTTCGAACCTGTCATTAGTGATATCAACTGTACTGCTAAGTGCATCTATTGGTCTAAACGCAGAAACAACCGGTGCTAATGGTGAAAGTGTCAGTAAAAAAGACAATGTCACTGTAACTACCACAGATATTATTAACGAAATTAGTGGGTCAGACTTGGTCATTTCAAACATTGTCTTTTCTGGAAATGACGTTCAAATAGGTTTGTTTAGAAATTTTGACTTTTTATTTGACCCTAATGGTGTCGAGAGCTTCAATAACGGTGTGATCTTGAGTACCGGTGATGTGGAAGGTGTTGTTGGTAACAATGCTAGCGACAACTTAACCACCCTCAATCAAGGTGGGGGTGCTGTAACAGATAACGACCTCAATGAGTCCGGTTTTGATATCGCCAAACTTACGTTTCAAGTTAATCCTACTTTTGACACCTTAATATTAGATTTCGTATTTGGGTCGGACGAATATAACGAGTACGTATATTCTGGATTTAACGACAAATTAAAAATCAGGGTCGACGACGATACTACGGGGCCCAACCCTTTTGTTGATTGTGCGTTAACTCCTGACGGGCAAGCTTTTAGTATTGACTCAGTAAACCGAAGCAGTGAATTCACACCTGGGAATGGGGCGTCTTCTAACCCAGATTTGTATATTAGTAACGACTTTAGTGATGGCGTCTCTTTTCAAACGCAGATGGATGGCTTTACAAAGCGAGTGACTTGCCGTGCTTCTGTTGTGCCAGGTCAGCCGGCTAATGTTGCCGTGGGTGTGGTTGACGATGGGGACGGTCAATTTGACTCATGGGCTTTTTTTAGAGCGAAAAGTTTGCGCTCAGAGCCTGGTGGTGATTATGGTGATGCGCCAGATAGCTATCAAACGTTGGTTGCTTCTTCAGGCGCCAATCACACTATCAAAGAAGGTGTCTATATAGGTTTGATGCCAACGGGTGACACTGATGGTTATGGTGACGGAGTCGAAGATAGCCCTGGTACAGCAACGGACGATGTTGATGATGGCGTTGATACGTTTCCTCAGTTAGTGGATACCGATTCTTCTTATTCAATCGTTGTAAATGCCACAAGTATTAACGGCTCAAACTCGACTATAGTCGCTTGGATTGATTTTGACCGCGACGGTATTTTTGAGTCAGGAGAAGAAACTTCAGTTGCTGTTCCTTCGGGTACATATCAGCAGGATATTACGGTTACTTGGAGCTCGATACCAGTAAACACTCAAATTGGTGACACGTACGCGCGGATCCGAATTGCAAATGATGGGGACGGTTTAACGACCAGTACGCCAACTGGAAGTGTTGCATCTGGTGAGGTTGAAGATTACAAATTTGTGATTTCTGGCGCGGGGGATGTGACACCTCCGGATGTTGTTATTGATCCGGTCACAGATGTGACAACACCTAATGGGAATTTAACAGCATTTGCAGTCACGGGTTCATGCACGGTTGGTGATGGTGATGTTACGGTATTGGTCTCTGATCAAGATGGCTCTCCGGCTAATATTTCTAGTACCGTTACTTGTAAGTCGAATGGAACCTGGTCGACGTCATTTGACGTGACTTCAATTGACGATGGCCCTAACGCTATTGAAGTAGATGCTTCACAGACAGATGCTCAAGGTAATGTTGGTAACGCTTTACAAGTTACAGCCAATAAAGACATAACTCCGCCGGCATTAACAATAGATAGCCCAAATCCAGCAAATTCGACAAACAGCTCGAGTTATGATGTTACTGGTATGTGTGAAAGCGGCGGAACGTTAGTGACTGTTGCGATTTCAGGTGCTACACCAGCAACTCAAGATGTTGCTTGTAACCTGAGCATGTACACCGCAAATTTTGATGTATCTTCTATTTTGGATGGTGCTAACCAAATCTCAATTAATGTCAGTCAAGATGACAGTGTCGGGAATTCAGCTGCGATTGGAGGCACTGAAAACAAAGACACAGTGAGCCCCCTCGTAACTATTAATGCCCTACCTGCAGCCAACGCTTCTAATCAGTCGACTTACCCTGTATCTGGTTCGTGTACTAGTGCAGATGGCAACGTTACGGTCACCTTACCTGGTGCCCCAGGTAGTCCTAAATCGGTGGCGTGTAGTGCTGGCTCTTGGAGTACAACATTTGATGTGTCGGGCGTTAGTGATGGAACCAACACAATTGCAGTCGATGCCGCTCAGACGGATGCAGCGAATAACACAGGAAATGCAACTCAGCAGACAGCAAGTAAAGATACCGCTGCTCCTGTAGTAACTACAGACACACCTCCTGTTGCTACTCAAGCAAATCAAAACACATACACAGTTACTGGCACTTGTACAACGTCTGATGGCTCGGTCACCGTCAGTATTCCTGGTGCAACTCCGGCCAGTACGGTCGTAGCTTGTAGCGCAGGAAATTGGAGTGCGACTTTTGATGTGTCTGCAATTGCGGATAACACGAACGCTATTTCAGTGAATGCGAGCCAAACAGATTCGTTCTCAAATACAGGCAACGCGACGACTCAACAAGCTAATAAAGATGCAACAGCACCTGTAGTAACCATTAACTCTCTATCAAACGCGAATATTGCGAATTCGAATAGTTACCCGTTATCAGGTAGTTGTTCTTCTGGTGATGGAAACGTAACAGTGACAGTGGCTGGCGCAACACCAAGTAGTCAATCGGTGGCTTGTTCAGGTGGTAGCTGGAGTGCGTCAACAGATGTATCTGCGTTATCTGACGGTGCAAACGTCATCGCGGCAAACGCAAGTCAAACAGATGCGGTGGGTAACACAGGTAATGCAGCTCAACAAACGGGTAACAAAGATACAGTTGCACCAACGCTTTCTATCGATAATGCGCCAACTGATATCACCACGTTGGACCCGATTACGTTAACTTTTAATTTCTCAGAAGACGTAAGTGGATTTACACAAGGCGATATAGTTGTAGTGAACGGCGCAGTAACGAATTTTATTTCAGTTACTCCGCAGCAGTACACAGTTGAAGTTACACCCGATGGTAACGGCAATGTTGATGTGTCTGTCGCTAACAACACGAGTGTGGATAACTTCGCTAACCCTAATCTAGGCGATAGCGTTTTGATCAGTTATGACTCTGATAACGATGGCTTAACGGACAATGTCGAGCTTGCTTTAGGCACAGACCCAAACAACCCAGACTCTGATGGTGATGGTGTCCCAGACGCGGTCGAGGTGGTTGATAGTAACAACCCTGTCGACTCTGATAATGATGGTGTTATTGATGCACTAGACCCAGATGATGACAACGACGGTATTGCAACGTTAGTTGAAGATAAGAACACAGATTTAGATGGTGATCCTTCGACTAATGCGACTGATACCGACGGTGATGGAACGCCAGACTATCTAGATACAGACAGTGACGGAGACAATATCACTGACGTACAAGAAAGTGGTGCGAGTACACTCGATACTGACGGCGACGGAATCGTAGATTCGATTGACGTTGACCAAACAGGGGGCTTAGACCTCAACAATGATGGTGTCGATGATACTGTGATGGCAACCAATACAGATTCGAGTTCGGCCTTAGATTATCTAAATTTAGACAGTGATGGTGATGGTATTCCTGATTTCTACGAGTCAGGTGCGGTATTTAGCGATACTGATACAGATCTAATCGATAACACATTTGATGTCGACCAAACCGGTGGTCCAGATGTGAATCTAGACGGATACGATGATTCTGTATTGGCCCAGGAATCCGATTTAGATGGCTCTCCGGATTACCAAGATATAGACAGTGACAACGATGGTATTCCAGACAATTTGGAGTCGGGAATCGCAAATATAGACACTGATAATGACGGTATTCTTGATGCGTTTGATGTAGACCAGACAGGAGGTATTGACGCTAACAACGATGGAATTGATGACAATGTTTCAAATGCACTGAATGATCAAGACGGTGATGGCATCCCTGATTTCAAAGACATCGATAGTGACAATGATGGTTTGCCAGATGTTATAGAAATGGGCAGCAGTGGTGTCGACACTGACGGTGATGGTATAGACGATGCGTTTGATGTCGATCAAACCGGTGGTGCAGACGCTAATGGCGATGGTATTGATGACGCCTTATCACCTTTCGAACGTGACTTTGATGGTGATGGCACGCCGGATTATCTTGATAACGACAGTGATAATGACGGTGTAATAGATGGTATTGAGGCTGGTGTTGGTGATTCTCCGACTTATACGGATACGGATGGTGACGGAACTCCAGACGCAGTTGATGTAGACCAAACAGGCGGAACGGATGCAAACCAAGATGGCATCGACGATGCGTTTACAGCAGTTGATACTGACGGTGATGGTGCGCCTGATTATTTAGATCGAGATGCAGATGGTGATGGTTTGCCAGATGCAATTGAAGGTAATACCCAAACAGATACAGATGGTGTAGCGGACTATCGCGATTCAGATAGCGACGGCGATGGTGTGCCTGACGGTACAGAAGCAATGGCGACTGGTATCGACAGTGACGGCGATGGAATTGATGATGCATTTGACGTCGATATCACAGGGGGCACTGATGCAAACAATGATGGTGTAGATGACAACATTACCTTTGCAGACAGCGACGAAGATGGTGTTCCTGATTATATAGACAGCAACATTGATACTGACGGCGATGGTTTAAGTGACTTAGAAGAAGGCACTACTGACACCGACAATGACGGGTTAGCTAACTATGAAGATACAGACTCAGACAACGATGGTATTCCAGATTCTCAAGAAGGAATTGGTGATGCCGACGGTGATGGTATTCGTGACTTCGAAGATCTTGACTCTGACAACGACGGTATCTTGGATTCACTAGAGCTTAATACAGACAGCGATGGTGACGGTATCCCAGACTACATAGATACCGATTCAGATAACGATGGTATCGAAGACTCATTAGAGGGGGCTGGTGACTTTGATGGTGACGGTATTCCAGATTATTTAGACAATGACTCAGACAATGATGGAATTGACGATTCATTAGAGGGCTCTGGCGACTTTGATGGTGATGGCATTCCAGATTATCTAGATAACGATGCGGATAATGATGGTATTCCTGATCTCGAAGAAACTGCTGGCGACAGCGATGGTGATGGTATTCCGGATTACCTTGATACCGATTCGGATAACGATGGTATCGAAGACTCATTAGAGGGGGCTGGTGACTTTGATGGCGATGGTATTCCAGATTATTTAGACAATGACTCAGACAATGATGGAATTGACGACTCATTAGAGGGCGCTGGCGACTTTGATGGTGATGGTATTCCAGATTATCTAGATAACGATGCGGATAATGATGGTATTCCTGATCTCGAAGAAACTGCTGGCGACAGCGATGGTGATGGCACGCCTAACTATTTGGATACATCATTAGATGAAGATGGGGATGGCATTCCTGACATTATTGAAACATCAAGCAGTAACAGCGATGTTGATGGTGACGGCATTCCTAATTTCTTAGATGCCGACTCAGATAATGATGGATTAGCTGACCGTGCAGAATATGGTTTATCTGGTATTGACTCGGATAATGATGGCTTAGACGATGTCCTAGATGTTGACGCGACAGGTGGTACTGACGCCAATGGCGATGGTATCGACGATGATGCCGCAGGTATACAAAGCGATAACGATGGAACGTTCGATTTCTTAGACAGAGACTCTGACAATGATGGTGTTCCTGATGCGGTTGAGTACTTCGCGTTACAACAAGACAGTGATAATGATGGTGTGTTAGACGGGTATGACGTTGACCAAACAGGCGGTGTAGATACCAACAATAATGGAATTGATGATGCATTCGATGCTGTGATTACTGAAGGGTTGGACACAGATGGTGACGGAATTGATGATCTTACTGTAATAAAAACCGATGTCGATGGTGACGGTGTGCCAGATTTTAGAGATCCTGACAGCGATAACGACGGCATTGTAGATGGTATCGAAGCAAATGTTGCCTACACAGATTCGGATGGCGACGGAATAGATGATGCGTATGATTCGGATTTTGTCAGTGGCGAGGATGCAAATAGCGACGGAGTCATAGATGCAGTAATGGTCGATACCGATATGGACGGCGTCCTGGATATGCATGATTTGGACTCAGACAACGATGGCCAATTAGATACCGAAGAAGCACCTTCGGTGGATACCAACAATGATGGTATTGCTAATGCAAGTGCTCCTTTGGTTACTGAACCTGTAGATACAGACAACGATGGTATCTATGACTTTAGAGACTTAGACAGTGACGGTGATGGCATTTACGACATTGCTAATACACCAGAACAGGCCTTTGATACGGATGGCGATGGTCAAATTGACTTTGAATCTGATGTAGACGGTGACGGAATCGAAGACACTGTGGATAGTGACATCACTATTAGAGGTGCTGGTGGTAATAATGACGTCGACTTTGATGGTGCGGTCAATGCCATCGATAACGATGACGATAATGATGGCATCTCAGATATCCGTGAAGGTAATGCCGACAGTGATGGCGACACGGTTATTGATAGCCGAGATGCCGACAGTGATAACGATGGTATTCCTGACTACATAGAGACAGACCGTCCACCTGTTACGGGCTTAGACAGCGACTTTGACGGTATCGATGATGCCTACGATGTAGATGCGACAGGAGGTCAAGATCTTGATAAAGATGGCGTAGATGACATTTATGCCATTGTTGATACGGACGGTGACGGCACACCAGATTATTTGGACACTGACAGCGATAACGATGGTTTGTCAGATACTGAAGAGCAGGCTGCTGTTCCATTGCTAAATCGTGACGAAGACAATGATGGTATCGACGATGCAATTGACGTCACTTACACAGGTGGCCGTGACGTTAACCGCGATGGTGTAGATGATGATCTGTTAAAGACCTCTGACGCGGACGGAGATGGATTATTAAACTATCGAGATACAGACAGTGATGGTGACGGTATTGAAGATGGTGCAGAAGGAAATGGCGATTCAGATGGTGATGGCATATTGGACTCTGATGACAGTGACTCTGACAACGATGGCATTGAAGATGTTCTCGAAGGCAATGGCGATACTGATGGTGACGGTATTCCTGATTACTTAGACCTAGATAGTGACGGAGATGGAATTTCAGACGCAGTAGAAGGAACTCGCGACTCTGATGGTGACGGCATTTTAGACTCAAAAGAAGTAGATGCAGACAACGACGGTATTCCGGACAATGAGGAAAATGGTGACTTCAATGGAGATGGCATCAATGACCGTTTACAAGCGTTTAAACAAGTTGAATCGACTTATACAGGAAGCGGCTCTATGACAAGCTTTATGGTATTACTGATGGCTATGTTTGCAATTTGTAAAAGGGGAGTGTCAATACCTTTTCAAAAAGTCATTGCACTTTCAGTCATTGCGCTAATAGTGGTCGCACCTGCTACTACTTTGGCAGCAAAGTCCGAATCAGGTATCGATAATGTGGGGCAAATGCAACTAAACGATTGTCGCCGCTTAGATAACAGGGACGATTCGTTAGGGTGTTGGTATGTGACATTTGGAATGGGTCAGGGTTTTGTTTACCCTGACCAAAACGACACTATTTGGCGAGTATATGACAACGGTGATTTAGCTTATGGATTGACTGTCGGCTATAGCTTTTCGCCTCAATGGTTTACCGAGCTAAACTACACCGACTTTGGTGAAGCAAGTTTGTATAGTCGCAATCCAAGTATCAGCCAGGACCTATTAGTATCTTATGAAGGCTTTGGTGTTGATCTAGGGTATTGGCTGTGGGAGCGAAGTTCTGAGCTTAACGTCTATGTGAAAGCCGGTGCTGGCTTCATAGATACGACAGCAAATCTGCCTGAGCACCATCGTCAAGTCGAATCGACCCAATTGAGATTGGGTATTGGTGCTCAGTGGAATATATCAGAAGATTGGTTTTTCCGGGCCGAACACACGCGCAACGACAGAGATGCGAGAATGACGAGTATCAGTATTGGATACCTATTCGATAACGATTAA
- a CDS encoding BaiN/RdsA family NAD(P)/FAD-dependent oxidoreductase, translating to MPTTSTHNHDVIIIGAGAAGLMCAAQAGYRGRDVLVLDHAKQAGKKILISGGGRCNFTNMDVEPNNYLCSNPHFVKSALSRYTQWDFLGLIGKYQVAYHERDFGQLFCDDSAKEIVRILMSECEAANAKIRLRTEITAIEAIKDEQGTITQYTVTTPSHVYQCQSLVIATGGLSMPKLGATPFGYQVAEQFGLKVLPTRAGLVPVTLHQEQKEALSELSGISLPVRIEANDGTVFGADMLITHRGLSGPSILQISNYWNPGEAMSIDLLPNIDLAAELESVRQSNPNQSLKNTLSTWLPKRFVELLMSMENLVDKPIKQLQHKELDSVVAVLHSWQIKPNGTEGYRTAEVTLGGVDTDAISSKTMMCKNINGLYFVGEVLDVTGWLGGYNFQWAWASGWAAGQVC from the coding sequence ATGCCTACTACTTCAACTCATAATCACGACGTCATTATTATTGGTGCTGGTGCAGCCGGTCTTATGTGTGCCGCGCAAGCAGGGTATCGAGGTCGAGATGTATTGGTATTAGATCACGCCAAACAAGCAGGCAAAAAAATCCTGATCTCTGGGGGTGGTCGCTGTAATTTTACTAATATGGATGTTGAGCCCAATAATTACCTATGTAGTAATCCCCACTTTGTGAAGTCGGCGTTATCTCGTTATACCCAATGGGATTTTTTGGGTTTGATAGGTAAGTACCAAGTGGCCTATCACGAGCGTGATTTTGGTCAGTTGTTTTGTGACGACAGCGCCAAGGAAATTGTTCGTATATTGATGTCCGAATGCGAAGCGGCCAACGCAAAAATCCGCCTGCGCACAGAGATCACCGCCATTGAAGCGATAAAAGATGAGCAGGGCACGATAACTCAATACACAGTGACAACACCAAGTCATGTATACCAATGTCAAAGCTTAGTCATTGCAACTGGTGGACTGTCGATGCCCAAATTAGGCGCAACACCGTTTGGTTATCAAGTGGCGGAGCAGTTTGGCCTTAAAGTATTACCGACTCGCGCTGGATTAGTTCCGGTAACTTTGCATCAAGAACAAAAAGAAGCGCTGTCAGAGTTGTCTGGGATCAGTTTACCTGTGCGTATTGAAGCCAATGACGGCACTGTGTTTGGCGCAGATATGTTGATCACTCATCGAGGGTTGTCAGGTCCGTCGATTTTACAGATTTCCAATTATTGGAATCCAGGCGAAGCGATGAGTATCGACTTATTACCTAACATCGACCTCGCAGCTGAATTAGAGTCAGTCAGACAATCAAATCCAAACCAGAGCCTTAAAAACACTCTTTCTACTTGGCTGCCTAAACGCTTTGTTGAGCTTTTGATGTCCATGGAAAACCTTGTCGACAAACCAATCAAACAACTTCAACACAAAGAGTTAGATAGCGTCGTAGCAGTGCTTCACAGTTGGCAGATAAAACCAAACGGCACGGAAGGTTACCGAACTGCAGAAGTAACTCTAGGTGGTGTAGATACAGACGCCATCTCATCCAAAACCATGATGTGCAAAAACATCAATGGCTTGTACTTTGTCGGCGAAGTACTCGATGTCACCGGCTGGCTAGGAGGTTATAACTTCCAGTGGGCATGGGCGAGTGGCTGGGCCGCTGGGCAGGTTTGTTAA
- a CDS encoding DUF481 domain-containing protein: MKQCLITLLSVSTVILTLFVPAAEARVDEYGDYELEPLFKDKVWDMSAELGILLTSGNTDSSSFIAKLDAKHEWEKWRFQYNFNALYKKDEQYDEDVQAEVLQTTAEQYIFKAQTDFEITETDAVFGFLSHTDDRFASYVTYSTIVAGYSFRAINEEKRVLDFNIGPGYAKGRTSEDENEQGVIIRGSAAFNWEITDYARFVQNVSVETAGFNTRTIAESSFTTQVSGSMQMKVGFKAIHDTQVDDEQEKLSTETSLTLVMII, translated from the coding sequence ATGAAACAATGTCTAATTACCCTTTTGTCCGTTTCAACTGTTATTTTAACTCTCTTCGTTCCTGCTGCTGAAGCGCGCGTTGATGAGTATGGCGATTATGAATTGGAGCCATTGTTTAAAGACAAAGTGTGGGACATGTCGGCAGAACTGGGTATTTTACTGACCTCAGGTAACACAGACTCAAGCTCGTTCATTGCCAAATTAGACGCTAAACACGAGTGGGAAAAGTGGCGTTTTCAATACAACTTTAATGCTCTGTATAAAAAAGACGAACAATACGACGAAGATGTGCAAGCAGAAGTGCTTCAAACCACTGCTGAGCAATACATTTTTAAAGCCCAAACTGATTTTGAAATAACCGAAACCGACGCTGTGTTTGGCTTCTTAAGTCACACAGACGACCGCTTTGCCTCATACGTAACCTATTCAACGATAGTTGCGGGTTATAGCTTTAGGGCGATTAACGAAGAAAAGCGAGTGTTGGATTTCAATATAGGTCCGGGTTATGCCAAAGGCCGTACTTCCGAAGATGAAAACGAACAAGGTGTGATTATTCGTGGCTCGGCGGCGTTTAATTGGGAAATCACCGACTACGCTCGATTTGTTCAAAACGTATCGGTCGAAACCGCAGGATTTAACACCCGTACAATCGCAGAGTCATCATTTACCACTCAGGTAAGTGGCTCAATGCAAATGAAAGTCGGCTTTAAAGCTATCCACGATACGCAAGTCGATGACGAGCAAGAAAAGCTTTCAACTGAAACATCTTTGACATTGGTTATGATCATTTAA